A genome region from uncultured Roseibium sp. includes the following:
- a CDS encoding AarF/ABC1/UbiB kinase family protein → MAGEKDREANRLTGRVGRYAKVGTSVGGIAAKLAGARLFGLDLDNEKNAAEIAAALGGLKGPLMKVAQLLSTIPDALPPEYTTELAKLQANAPPMGWAFVKRRMRAELGADWQSRFKAFGKEPAAAASLGQVHRAVALDGRDIACKLQYPDMASAVEADLKQLQMLFSIHRRMQAAIDTREISKEISARVREELDYVREAANMAVYRAMLADNDRIRVPDVVAELSTKRLLTMNWLQGAPLLDFKEHSLEERNLLGTTMFEAWWHPFSHYGLIHGDPHLGNYTVFEEDGAPAGINLLDYGCIRIFPESFVEGVVDLYMGLLEEDEARVVSAYERWGFKDLKREVIDVLNIWARFIYGPLLTDRVRSIADGVSPAEYGRKEAFRVHSALKKLGRVTVPQEFVFMDRAAIGLGGVFLHLRAELNFFRLFNEQIEDFSAKTVAERQGRVLASVGFPFEKSAA, encoded by the coding sequence ATGGCAGGTGAAAAGGATCGCGAGGCAAACCGGCTGACGGGCCGGGTCGGACGCTATGCGAAGGTCGGAACGAGTGTCGGCGGCATTGCCGCCAAACTGGCCGGTGCGCGCCTGTTCGGACTTGATCTCGACAACGAAAAGAACGCGGCTGAAATTGCTGCGGCACTGGGTGGGCTCAAGGGGCCGCTGATGAAGGTCGCTCAATTGCTGTCGACGATCCCGGACGCCCTGCCGCCGGAATACACCACCGAACTTGCCAAGCTCCAGGCCAACGCCCCGCCCATGGGCTGGGCCTTCGTCAAGCGAAGGATGCGTGCGGAACTGGGCGCCGACTGGCAGTCCAGGTTCAAGGCATTCGGCAAGGAGCCCGCGGCGGCGGCCTCGCTCGGTCAGGTGCACCGGGCTGTTGCGCTGGATGGTCGTGACATTGCGTGCAAGCTGCAATACCCGGACATGGCGTCGGCCGTCGAAGCGGATCTGAAGCAGCTGCAGATGCTGTTTTCGATCCACCGGCGCATGCAGGCGGCGATCGATACAAGGGAAATCTCAAAGGAGATCAGCGCCCGGGTTCGCGAGGAACTCGACTATGTGCGCGAAGCCGCCAACATGGCCGTTTACCGCGCCATGCTGGCGGACAATGACCGGATCCGGGTTCCCGATGTGGTCGCGGAGCTGTCGACCAAACGTCTCCTGACCATGAACTGGCTCCAGGGCGCGCCGCTGCTTGATTTCAAGGAGCACAGTCTTGAGGAGCGGAATCTCCTGGGCACCACCATGTTTGAAGCCTGGTGGCATCCCTTCAGTCATTACGGCCTGATCCACGGCGATCCGCATCTGGGTAACTACACGGTGTTTGAGGAAGACGGGGCGCCTGCCGGTATCAACCTGCTCGATTACGGTTGTATCCGCATTTTCCCGGAAAGCTTCGTCGAAGGCGTCGTCGATCTTTACATGGGCCTGCTGGAAGAAGACGAAGCCCGGGTCGTTTCGGCCTATGAGCGCTGGGGCTTCAAGGATCTCAAGCGCGAAGTCATCGATGTTCTCAACATCTGGGCACGGTTCATCTACGGGCCTCTTCTCACCGACCGTGTCCGCTCCATCGCGGACGGGGTGAGCCCGGCGGAGTACGGGCGCAAGGAGGCGTTTCGCGTTCACAGCGCCTTGAAAAAACTCGGTCGGGTCACGGTGCCGCAGGAATTTGTCTTCATGGACCGCGCGGCGATAGGTCTTGGCGGTGTTTTTCTTCATCTACGCGCCGAATTGAATTTTTTCCGCCTTTTCAACGAGCAGATCGAAGATTTTTCAGCCAAAACAGTGGCGGAACGGCAGGGAAGAGTTCTTGCTTCCGTGGGCTTTCCTTTTGAGAAATCTGCCGCTTGA
- a CDS encoding DUF3445 domain-containing protein yields the protein MVFRYTPYDGAKRPFTVGLEPVDFSRWLDPDQDLVAHLKRKAQLLETVHSRVFRAEAGTEEAQSEVLDLLIADLGAHHRSTHSVSADAVEVLEGGPKVRLADFAPLEAASRLVQEDLVLMRKGEDGYRLAAASLCFPSSWSLAEKFGQSMHGIHDNVPGFNDGRMGQVVARIFDNLTSEQLVGRYNWSIYDDPDLHHPQAKQLAPQIEETGAGALAHLFVRVERQTLRRLPKSGDILFTIKIHHDPIPLLKSHERGAELAAGLAAQLRDLDDRQVAYKGLTQYRRAIATELENLAPSAPEAV from the coding sequence ATGGTTTTTCGGTACACGCCCTATGACGGGGCAAAGCGTCCCTTTACCGTCGGGCTCGAACCGGTCGACTTCTCCCGCTGGCTGGATCCGGACCAGGATCTGGTGGCGCATCTGAAGCGCAAGGCGCAGCTTCTGGAGACCGTGCATAGCCGAGTGTTCCGCGCCGAGGCCGGTACCGAAGAGGCCCAGAGCGAAGTTCTGGATCTGCTGATCGCGGATCTAGGCGCCCATCACCGGTCGACGCATTCCGTTTCCGCCGATGCGGTCGAAGTCCTGGAGGGCGGGCCCAAGGTTCGTCTTGCCGATTTTGCGCCGCTGGAAGCCGCGTCCCGGCTGGTGCAGGAAGATCTGGTGCTGATGCGCAAGGGCGAGGACGGGTACAGGCTCGCCGCCGCGTCGCTGTGTTTCCCGTCGTCGTGGTCGCTGGCGGAAAAATTCGGCCAGTCGATGCATGGCATTCACGACAATGTGCCCGGTTTCAACGATGGCCGGATGGGGCAGGTGGTTGCGCGGATTTTCGACAATCTGACCTCCGAACAACTTGTTGGCCGCTACAACTGGTCGATCTATGACGATCCTGACCTGCATCACCCGCAAGCCAAGCAGCTTGCGCCGCAGATCGAGGAAACGGGCGCCGGCGCGCTTGCGCATCTTTTCGTGCGTGTCGAGCGGCAGACCCTGCGTCGGCTGCCGAAATCGGGCGACATTCTGTTCACCATCAAGATCCACCACGATCCGATCCCGCTGTTGAAGTCCCATGAGCGGGGAGCGGAGCTGGCGGCCGGTCTTGCGGCCCAGTTGCGCGACCTCGACGACCGGCAGGTCGCCTACAAGGGGCTGACGCAATACCGGAGGGCGATCGCGACCGAACTGGAAAACCTTGCGCCGTCCGCGCCGGAGGCGGTGTAG
- a CDS encoding M3 family oligoendopeptidase: MRLDPAVFSASSASPDTDLGLLPEWDLTDLYQAIDAPEVAADLAAGLDRAKTFEASYKGRLAELAADNVPALLTAIRAYEELEDHLGRLISYAGLVYSGNTTDPARQKFYGDVQEQITTAGSHLLFFTLEFNRIEDDVIEAAFKTPGLEHYRPWIEDLRKDRPYQLEDRVEQLFHEKSVTGRGAWNRLFDETIASLTFEVDGKELAIEPTLNFLQDPAPEKRKAAAEALAKTFSENLRIFTLITNTLAKDKEISDRWRHFTDIADSRHLANRVEREVVDAMVSAVRDAYPRLSHRYYVLKAKWLGMDQLNHWDRNAPLPKADTKVISWDEAKETVLSAYGAFSPDMADIAGRFFEKNWIDAPARSGKAPGAFAHPTVPSAHPYVLVNYQGKTRDVMTLAHELGHGVHQVLAAPNGALMAPTPLTLAETASVFGEMLTFKSLLEKAQTKEERKIMLASKAEDMINTVVRQIAFYTFERKLHTERRNGELTADKIGELWMSVQGESLGPAIKMQPGYECFWTYIPHFIHSPFYVYAYAFGDCLVNSLYAVYEDAEAGFQEKYFDLLKAGGTKHHSELLAPFGLSASDPGFWKKGLSVIERIIDELEELDG; this comes from the coding sequence ATGCGCCTTGACCCTGCCGTGTTTTCGGCCTCGTCCGCCTCGCCCGATACAGACCTCGGCCTCCTGCCGGAATGGGACCTGACGGATCTCTATCAAGCCATCGATGCACCGGAGGTGGCCGCCGACCTGGCCGCCGGCCTCGACCGGGCGAAGACCTTCGAGGCGTCCTACAAGGGACGGCTTGCCGAACTGGCGGCTGACAATGTGCCCGCCCTGCTGACAGCGATCCGGGCTTATGAGGAGCTTGAGGATCATCTCGGGCGGCTGATCTCCTACGCGGGGCTCGTCTATTCGGGAAACACCACCGATCCGGCCCGGCAGAAGTTCTATGGCGACGTTCAGGAGCAGATCACCACGGCCGGATCGCATCTGTTGTTCTTTACGTTGGAATTCAACCGAATCGAGGATGATGTCATCGAGGCGGCGTTCAAGACGCCGGGTCTGGAGCACTACCGGCCGTGGATCGAGGATCTGCGCAAGGACCGGCCCTATCAGCTGGAAGACCGGGTCGAGCAGCTCTTCCACGAAAAGTCGGTGACCGGCCGCGGCGCCTGGAACCGGCTGTTCGATGAGACCATCGCCTCGCTGACGTTCGAGGTGGACGGCAAGGAGCTGGCGATCGAGCCAACCCTGAATTTCCTGCAGGATCCGGCTCCGGAAAAACGCAAGGCGGCGGCCGAAGCCCTTGCGAAGACCTTTTCGGAAAATCTGCGCATCTTCACGCTGATCACCAACACCCTTGCCAAGGACAAGGAGATCTCCGACCGCTGGCGGCATTTCACGGACATCGCCGACAGCCGTCATCTGGCCAACCGGGTGGAACGCGAGGTGGTCGATGCGATGGTGTCCGCCGTCCGCGATGCCTATCCGCGTCTGTCCCACCGTTATTATGTGCTGAAGGCCAAGTGGCTCGGCATGGACCAGCTCAATCACTGGGATCGCAACGCGCCGCTGCCGAAGGCCGATACGAAGGTGATCTCCTGGGATGAGGCCAAGGAGACCGTGCTGTCGGCCTATGGCGCGTTTTCGCCGGACATGGCCGATATCGCCGGCCGGTTCTTCGAAAAGAATTGGATCGATGCGCCGGCACGCTCCGGCAAGGCGCCGGGCGCCTTTGCCCATCCGACCGTGCCGAGCGCGCATCCCTACGTCCTGGTGAACTACCAGGGCAAGACCCGTGACGTGATGACGCTCGCCCATGAACTCGGTCACGGCGTGCATCAGGTGCTGGCGGCTCCCAACGGCGCTCTGATGGCGCCGACACCGCTGACGCTCGCAGAGACCGCCAGCGTGTTCGGCGAGATGCTGACGTTCAAGTCACTCCTGGAAAAGGCGCAGACGAAGGAAGAGCGCAAGATCATGCTCGCCTCGAAGGCGGAGGACATGATCAACACGGTGGTCCGTCAGATCGCCTTCTATACCTTCGAGCGCAAGCTGCACACGGAACGGCGCAACGGCGAACTGACTGCCGACAAGATCGGCGAGCTGTGGATGTCGGTTCAGGGCGAAAGCCTCGGTCCCGCGATCAAGATGCAGCCCGGCTACGAGTGCTTCTGGACCTATATCCCGCATTTCATCCACTCGCCGTTCTACGTCTACGCCTATGCCTTCGGCGACTGCTTGGTGAACTCGCTCTACGCGGTCTACGAGGATGCGGAAGCCGGCTTCCAGGAGAAGTATTTCGACCTTCTGAAGGCCGGTGGCACCAAGCATCATTCGGAATTGCTTGCGCCGTTCGGTCTCAGTGCAAGCGATCCGGGGTTCTGGAAAAAGGGTCTGTCGGTGATCGAGCGGATCATTGACGAGTTGGAAGAACTGGACGGCTAG
- a CDS encoding sigma-54 dependent transcriptional regulator, whose protein sequence is MTATSGKILIVDDDPIQRRLLQEAVQKFGYRFKTAENGAEAVRIMTGPEGADIDLMILDMVMPELDGIGVLTRLRADKISTPVIVQTGHGGIDTVVNVMNAGAQDFVVKPVAPERLDVSIRNLLKTSALEDEITRFRKQASGTLTFDDIITHSPAMERVINLGKRAASSNIPILIEGESGVGKELIASAIQGSGDRKSKPLVTVNCGAIPDNLVESILFGHEKGAFTGAVEKHVGKFQEAHGGTLFLDEVGELPAEVQVKLLRALQENEIDPIGAKRPVKVDFRLISATNRRLIDLVKEGTFREDLYYRLNVFPIWIPPLRDRLEDIPALTRHFLARFAAEEGKPQVTAIAPEAMAMLQSYHWPGNIRQLENTVFRAVVLCDGARLTIDDFPQVAAAIDHPVHVPASAQADGPQIDVETAEASAAHQPPALPRDPVPTSSYSAFEHAAPFGFMRNLDNEGHVRKLADVEEELIRTAINHYSGRMTEVAKRLGIGRSTLYRKLKEYGLEEGNESASSDAAA, encoded by the coding sequence ATGACAGCCACCAGCGGCAAGATTTTGATAGTCGATGACGATCCGATCCAGCGCCGCCTTCTCCAGGAGGCCGTCCAGAAATTCGGGTATCGCTTCAAAACCGCCGAAAACGGGGCCGAAGCCGTCCGGATCATGACCGGACCGGAAGGCGCCGATATCGACCTGATGATTCTCGACATGGTCATGCCGGAACTCGACGGCATCGGTGTCCTCACGCGCCTGCGCGCGGACAAGATCTCCACGCCGGTCATCGTGCAGACCGGTCACGGCGGCATCGACACCGTGGTCAACGTCATGAACGCGGGCGCGCAGGATTTCGTGGTCAAGCCTGTGGCTCCGGAACGACTCGATGTCTCGATCCGCAATCTTTTGAAGACCTCCGCGCTTGAAGACGAGATCACCCGGTTCCGCAAGCAAGCCTCCGGCACCCTGACCTTCGACGACATCATCACCCATTCGCCCGCCATGGAGCGGGTGATCAACCTGGGAAAACGCGCCGCCTCCTCCAATATCCCGATCCTGATCGAGGGCGAGAGCGGCGTCGGCAAGGAACTGATCGCCAGTGCGATCCAGGGCTCCGGCGACCGGAAATCGAAGCCGCTCGTCACCGTCAACTGCGGAGCGATCCCGGACAATCTGGTGGAATCCATCCTGTTCGGACATGAAAAGGGCGCTTTCACCGGCGCCGTCGAAAAGCACGTCGGCAAGTTCCAGGAGGCCCATGGCGGCACCCTGTTCCTGGATGAGGTCGGCGAACTGCCGGCCGAGGTCCAGGTCAAGCTATTGCGCGCGCTCCAGGAAAACGAGATCGACCCGATCGGCGCCAAACGCCCGGTCAAGGTGGATTTCCGGCTGATCTCCGCGACCAACCGGCGCCTGATCGATCTGGTCAAGGAAGGCACATTCCGCGAGGATCTCTATTACCGGCTGAACGTGTTCCCGATCTGGATCCCGCCGCTCCGCGACCGTCTGGAGGATATTCCCGCCCTCACGCGTCATTTCCTCGCCCGTTTCGCGGCAGAGGAAGGCAAGCCGCAGGTGACCGCGATTGCCCCGGAGGCCATGGCCATGCTGCAGAGCTACCACTGGCCCGGCAACATCCGGCAACTGGAGAACACGGTTTTCCGCGCGGTGGTCCTTTGTGACGGCGCCCGGTTGACGATCGACGATTTTCCTCAAGTTGCCGCCGCCATCGACCACCCGGTTCACGTGCCTGCCTCCGCCCAGGCGGACGGACCGCAGATCGACGTAGAGACGGCCGAAGCATCGGCCGCCCACCAGCCACCCGCCCTTCCGCGCGATCCCGTTCCGACGTCGAGCTACAGCGCTTTCGAACATGCCGCCCCGTTCGGCTTCATGCGCAACCTCGACAATGAAGGCCATGTCCGCAAACTGGCCGATGTCGAGGAGGAACTCATCCGCACCGCCATCAACCACTACTCCGGCCGCATGACGGAAGTCGCAAAGCGGCTCGGGATCGGCAGATCGACCCTTTATCGCAAACTGAAGGAATACGGTCTGGAAGAAGGCAACGAATCAGCGAGCAGCGACGCTGCAGCGTAA
- a CDS encoding DUF882 domain-containing protein: MCLFFALSVAQFAVADAEAETRTLHLYNLHTKERVSITFKKNGRYIPSGLREANRFLRDWRRNEMTKIDPALLDLVWEVYQQVGAKQPINVVSSYRSPATNNMLRKRSKGVAKRSQHMLGKAMDYFIPGVNLAKLRATGLRKQVGGVGYYPRSGSPFVHMDTGRVRHWPRMTRSQLAKVFPDGKTLHIPSDGKPLSGYKLALAEAKSGTKRPTRPTLVAAAKPAPAPNKTTGQSLTNTRERTAPRPPANLLASLFRSNDNSDSAQRSRVASVRPDNGPSLPEGVLPGVKSSQNAPTAAVPAPTPTAAPETSQIVLADIGTMPNRKPVRAVENGVQLASAAPVGRPAEPNTLEAQRVALEQGQTSPAASAPVDGRFNVADNAPNENARAQLLKATQQAALAETSVSGRVPVPPKPPALDPVSAIAAATGTATPTVKPAASTTLAYASATAMPAAQPRSGQGLAAGGNTPAKRPAPASQSVSGRIPREEIKDPLSGFAGLPDKSEPKLISGRSTIRNRLFASLRHPFQRSMNNLLDPGNRFVQSGFAKFPYGSLRTDRFDGPAVVVLPVTFAR; the protein is encoded by the coding sequence ATGTGTTTGTTTTTTGCGCTGTCGGTTGCCCAGTTTGCCGTTGCTGACGCCGAGGCCGAGACCCGGACCTTGCACCTCTATAACCTGCATACCAAGGAACGGGTATCGATCACGTTCAAGAAGAACGGCCGCTACATTCCGTCCGGTTTGCGCGAAGCGAACCGCTTCCTGCGCGACTGGCGCCGCAACGAAATGACCAAGATCGATCCGGCCCTGCTCGACCTCGTCTGGGAGGTCTATCAGCAGGTCGGTGCGAAGCAGCCCATCAACGTGGTGTCCAGCTATCGTTCGCCGGCGACCAACAATATGCTGCGTAAGCGGTCCAAGGGCGTTGCAAAGCGTAGCCAGCACATGCTCGGCAAGGCAATGGATTACTTCATTCCCGGCGTCAACCTTGCCAAACTGCGCGCCACAGGCCTGCGTAAGCAGGTCGGCGGCGTCGGCTATTATCCCAGATCCGGCTCGCCCTTCGTGCACATGGATACCGGCAGGGTCCGCCACTGGCCGCGCATGACCCGCAGCCAGCTGGCCAAGGTATTCCCGGACGGCAAGACGCTGCATATCCCCAGCGACGGCAAGCCCCTTTCCGGCTACAAGCTGGCGCTCGCCGAAGCCAAGTCCGGAACAAAGCGCCCCACCCGGCCGACGCTGGTCGCCGCAGCCAAACCCGCCCCCGCCCCAAACAAGACCACCGGACAGAGCCTGACCAACACCCGGGAACGGACAGCGCCGCGTCCGCCGGCGAACCTGCTGGCAAGCCTTTTCCGGTCGAACGACAATTCGGATAGTGCGCAACGCTCACGCGTGGCGTCTGTGCGGCCTGACAACGGCCCCAGCCTGCCTGAAGGTGTCCTTCCCGGTGTCAAAAGTTCGCAGAATGCGCCGACGGCCGCCGTGCCGGCTCCTACACCGACGGCTGCGCCGGAGACCAGTCAGATCGTCCTTGCCGACATAGGCACAATGCCGAACCGGAAGCCGGTTCGTGCCGTGGAAAACGGCGTCCAGCTCGCCTCGGCTGCCCCTGTTGGCAGACCCGCGGAACCCAATACGCTCGAAGCCCAACGGGTCGCGCTTGAACAGGGTCAGACCTCGCCGGCCGCTTCCGCACCGGTCGACGGCCGTTTCAACGTCGCCGACAATGCACCGAACGAAAACGCACGCGCACAGCTGCTCAAGGCGACGCAACAGGCCGCCCTGGCGGAAACGTCCGTTTCCGGACGCGTCCCGGTTCCGCCCAAGCCCCCGGCGCTCGACCCCGTATCGGCGATTGCCGCTGCGACGGGAACCGCCACGCCGACCGTGAAACCGGCCGCCTCGACAACGCTTGCCTACGCTTCCGCCACCGCTATGCCGGCCGCCCAGCCGCGCAGCGGTCAGGGTCTTGCCGCCGGCGGCAACACGCCAGCCAAACGTCCGGCTCCCGCGAGCCAGTCGGTTTCGGGCAGAATTCCGCGTGAGGAGATCAAGGATCCGCTCTCCGGATTTGCCGGCTTACCGGACAAATCGGAACCGAAGCTGATCTCCGGCCGAAGCACGATCCGCAACAGATTGTTCGCCTCCCTGCGCCACCCCTTCCAACGCTCCATGAACAACCTCCTGGATCCGGGGAATCGGTTCGTTCAAAGCGGGTTCGCGAAATTCCCCTACGGGTCGCTGCGCACTGACCGCTTTGACGGCCCGGCCGTCGTCGTTCTGCCGGTGACTTTCGCCCGTTAA
- a CDS encoding transporter substrate-binding domain-containing protein, which translates to MSAGQQRFFRLLSTLLLILASSLASHAQDGDSGKLKVGIHDSPPFVMHKDGQPAGMAVDLWKELADELGVTYQYQVFPTVRGLVDATADGQIDVAVTNLTVTRKRAERIDFTQPWFDAGLRIMVNEDRGSGFAAIVEGLRDAGHLQAYGWLAFVIVAATVFLTLFDRRFNPDFPGTWRDGMAESFYSVMSVATSGRLPSRKNTFGWIGRVMQAFWLVCGIAVLAYVTSSVTSVMTTLSLSSQIHSLEDLPGTTSGVFEGSIAEEFAREEGLRTRSYDNIDAAVSALLSNDIAAIIGDAPVLEYYAYKHPGEPLDVVGPLFEPDKYAFALPPNSPLTRPLSLAILSAKEKGFVEDLRIKYFGEAQ; encoded by the coding sequence ATGAGTGCAGGGCAACAAAGATTCTTTCGGCTTCTTAGCACTTTATTGCTCATCCTGGCCTCGAGCCTGGCCTCTCATGCACAAGATGGCGACTCCGGAAAGCTGAAAGTCGGCATTCATGACAGTCCGCCCTTTGTCATGCATAAAGACGGTCAGCCGGCCGGAATGGCCGTGGATCTGTGGAAAGAGCTGGCTGACGAACTGGGTGTCACATACCAGTATCAGGTCTTTCCAACCGTTCGAGGCCTTGTCGATGCAACGGCTGACGGACAGATTGACGTGGCGGTCACGAACCTGACCGTGACCCGCAAACGCGCCGAGCGGATCGATTTCACCCAGCCCTGGTTCGATGCCGGACTCAGGATCATGGTGAACGAGGATCGCGGGTCTGGCTTTGCCGCAATCGTAGAGGGTCTGCGGGATGCGGGTCATCTTCAGGCCTATGGCTGGCTTGCGTTCGTTATAGTGGCCGCAACGGTTTTCCTGACGCTGTTCGACCGGCGCTTCAATCCGGACTTTCCCGGAACCTGGCGGGACGGAATGGCGGAAAGCTTCTACTCCGTCATGTCGGTTGCGACGTCCGGAAGACTGCCTTCAAGGAAAAACACCTTCGGATGGATCGGCCGGGTGATGCAGGCGTTCTGGCTGGTATGCGGTATCGCGGTACTCGCCTATGTCACGTCTTCCGTGACCAGCGTCATGACGACCCTGTCCCTGTCCAGCCAGATCCACAGCCTGGAAGATCTTCCGGGCACGACCTCAGGCGTTTTCGAGGGGAGCATCGCCGAAGAGTTCGCACGGGAGGAAGGACTGCGGACCAGAAGCTACGACAACATAGACGCCGCCGTCTCCGCCCTGCTGTCTAACGACATTGCGGCCATCATCGGCGACGCTCCGGTTCTTGAATATTATGCGTACAAACATCCCGGAGAACCGCTCGACGTCGTCGGCCCTCTGTTCGAACCCGACAAATACGCCTTCGCCCTTCCCCCGAACAGCCCGCTCACACGCCCCCTTTCCCTGGCAATCCTCAGCGCCAAGGAAAAAGGGTTCGTTGAGGATCTCCGGATCAAGTATTTCGGTGAGGCCCAGTAA
- a CDS encoding DUF2312 domain-containing protein — MSEPGGVAADQLRAFVERVERLEEEKKVISDDIKDVYAEAKGNGFDVKILRKVVSLRKKQPHEREEEEAVLDLYLHALGMAGPAEG, encoded by the coding sequence ATGTCAGAACCGGGCGGTGTTGCAGCCGATCAGCTGCGTGCGTTCGTCGAGCGCGTCGAGCGGCTGGAAGAAGAAAAGAAAGTCATCTCCGACGACATCAAGGACGTCTATGCGGAAGCAAAGGGCAATGGCTTCGACGTTAAGATCCTTCGCAAGGTCGTCTCTCTGCGCAAGAAGCAGCCGCACGAGCGCGAAGAGGAGGAAGCCGTCCTCGATCTCTACCTGCACGCGCTCGGTATGGCAGGCCCCGCAGAAGGCTGA
- a CDS encoding DUF1244 domain-containing protein — MDEKTKTELEAAVFRRLVSHLRGRTDVQNIDMMNLAGFCRNCLSNWYQDAAAEKGVDLAKDDAREIVYGMPYSEWKDKYQTEATEAQKAAFEVNKPQH, encoded by the coding sequence ATGGACGAAAAGACAAAGACCGAACTGGAGGCGGCCGTATTCCGCCGTCTCGTTTCCCACCTGCGCGGCCGGACGGACGTCCAGAACATAGACATGATGAACCTGGCCGGCTTCTGCCGCAATTGCCTGTCTAACTGGTACCAGGATGCGGCCGCGGAAAAAGGCGTCGATCTCGCCAAGGACGATGCCCGCGAAATCGTCTACGGAATGCCTTATTCGGAATGGAAGGACAAATACCAGACCGAGGCGACCGAAGCCCAGAAAGCCGCTTTCGAGGTGAACAAACCGCAGCATTGA
- a CDS encoding N-formylglutamate amidohydrolase: protein MTLPSTHAGAGFVPTETVPGNLAGGLLLLCDHASNRVPPDYGDLGLPKEQFERHIGYDIGVRPLTQELARRLNAPALMTTYSRLLIDPNRGEDDPTIVMRLSDGAVVPGNARIDAAERQRRIERFHRPYHDLIDRTLDRMLEAAAPPVVISIHSYTPVWRGVPRPWHAGILWDSDHRAVRPFLDQLGADPDLVVGDNEPYDGALKNDTMYLHGTKRGLAHALLEVRQDLIADDAGVMSWADRLQPILEDLAKRPDLRTIGYFPSRSDDPVAR, encoded by the coding sequence ATGACACTGCCTTCGACCCATGCCGGCGCCGGCTTCGTTCCGACCGAGACTGTTCCGGGGAACCTTGCAGGCGGACTGCTTTTGCTGTGCGACCATGCCAGCAACAGAGTGCCGCCGGACTATGGCGATCTGGGGCTTCCGAAGGAGCAGTTCGAACGGCACATCGGCTATGACATCGGTGTCCGTCCGTTGACGCAGGAACTAGCGCGCCGGCTGAATGCGCCTGCCCTGATGACGACCTATTCCAGGCTGCTGATCGATCCGAATCGGGGCGAGGACGATCCGACGATCGTCATGCGCCTGTCCGACGGGGCGGTCGTTCCCGGGAATGCCAGGATCGATGCTGCGGAACGGCAACGGCGGATCGAACGATTCCATCGGCCGTACCACGATCTGATCGACCGCACCCTGGACCGGATGCTGGAAGCGGCCGCACCGCCGGTGGTCATCTCCATTCACAGCTACACGCCCGTCTGGCGGGGTGTTCCCCGTCCCTGGCACGCCGGCATCCTGTGGGATTCAGATCACCGCGCCGTCCGGCCCTTTCTGGACCAGCTCGGCGCGGACCCGGACCTGGTCGTCGGCGACAACGAACCCTATGACGGGGCCTTGAAGAACGACACCATGTACCTGCATGGAACCAAACGGGGCCTGGCGCACGCCCTGCTGGAGGTGCGGCAGGACCTGATTGCCGACGATGCGGGTGTCATGAGTTGGGCCGACCGGCTGCAGCCGATCCTTGAAGATCTGGCAAAAAGGCCCGATCTTCGGACCATCGGATATTTTCCGTCGCGCAGCGATGACCCTGTGGCCCGCTGA
- a CDS encoding DUF1036 domain-containing protein: MLSFAAFGGTAKADLRLCNKTESQVGVAIGYKDKNDWVTEGWWNLTPSSCETLVPGSLVSRYYYIYAVDYDQFGEWGGRAFMCTREKEFTIRGIEDCVARGYERTGFFEIDTGEQSSWTVQLTEPVQQGTGGR; encoded by the coding sequence ATGCTGTCTTTTGCGGCCTTCGGTGGCACGGCCAAGGCCGACCTGCGCCTGTGCAACAAGACCGAAAGTCAGGTCGGCGTGGCCATCGGCTACAAGGACAAGAACGACTGGGTCACCGAAGGCTGGTGGAATCTGACGCCCAGTTCGTGCGAGACGCTGGTTCCAGGTTCGCTGGTGTCACGATACTATTACATATACGCGGTTGATTACGATCAGTTCGGCGAATGGGGCGGACGTGCCTTCATGTGCACCCGTGAAAAGGAATTCACGATCCGCGGAATTGAAGACTGCGTCGCCCGCGGCTATGAACGTACGGGCTTTTTCGAAATAGACACCGGTGAGCAAAGCAGCTGGACCGTCCAGCTTACGGAGCCGGTGCAACAGGGGACAGGTGGGCGATGA